A portion of the Hymenobacter gelipurpurascens genome contains these proteins:
- the dxs gene encoding 1-deoxy-D-xylulose-5-phosphate synthase — translation MIVEPGELLAAIDSPNDLKKLSPDQLVQLSQELRQFIIDSVSIYGGHFGASLGVVELTVALHYVFNTPYDQLVWDVGHQAYGHKILTGRREKFPTNRRYHGMSGFPKRSESEYDAFGVGHSSTSIGAALGMAVASDYKGEFDRQHIAVIGDGAMTAGMAFEALNHAGVEKSNLLVILNDNCMSIDPNVGALKEYLTDITTSRTYNKVRDELWNVLGKLSKFGPNPQQIARKVEQAMKATLMKQSNLFEALNFRYFGPVDGHDVQHLATILNDLKSIPGPKILHCVTVKGKGYALAEKDQTLWHAPGLFDKVTGEIHKKTYDKPQAPKYQDVFGETMVELAEQNDKIMGVTPAMPSGSSLNIMMKAMPDRAFDVGIAEQHAVTFSAGLATQGLVPFCNIYSSFMQRAYDQVLHDVALQNLHVVFCLDRAGFAGADGPTHHGCYDLAYMRCIPNMVVSAPMNEEELRNLMYTATLPENAGPFSIRYPRGEGVMPEWRKPLKKLIIGTGRVVREGEGVAVLSIGHIGNYAVKATQKLAAEGLNPGHYDMRFCKPLDEEMLHNIARQYKAIVTVEDGCLPGGFGAAVLEFLADNGYAIPVRRLGIPDRIVEHGSQDELYKECGFDADGIAAALREMAGKVAAITPAERVLL, via the coding sequence ATGATTGTCGAACCTGGTGAATTGCTGGCGGCTATAGACTCGCCCAACGACCTGAAAAAACTCAGTCCCGACCAATTGGTGCAACTGAGCCAGGAGTTACGACAGTTTATTATCGATTCGGTTTCGATTTACGGCGGCCATTTCGGGGCCTCCCTGGGCGTAGTGGAGCTGACGGTGGCGCTGCACTACGTCTTCAATACGCCCTATGACCAATTGGTGTGGGACGTAGGCCACCAGGCCTACGGTCACAAAATCCTGACGGGCCGCCGCGAGAAATTTCCCACCAACCGCCGCTACCACGGCATGTCGGGTTTCCCGAAGCGCAGCGAAAGTGAGTACGATGCTTTCGGCGTAGGCCACAGCAGCACCAGCATCGGCGCTGCCCTGGGCATGGCCGTAGCTTCTGATTACAAAGGGGAGTTCGACCGCCAGCACATTGCCGTAATTGGCGATGGAGCCATGACAGCCGGTATGGCCTTCGAGGCCCTGAACCACGCGGGCGTGGAGAAGTCCAACCTGCTGGTAATCCTTAATGATAACTGCATGAGCATCGACCCCAACGTGGGCGCGCTCAAGGAATACCTTACTGATATCACCACCTCGCGCACCTATAATAAAGTGCGCGATGAACTCTGGAATGTGCTGGGCAAACTCAGCAAGTTTGGCCCCAACCCCCAGCAGATTGCCCGTAAAGTGGAGCAGGCCATGAAGGCCACACTCATGAAGCAGAGCAACCTGTTTGAGGCCCTGAACTTCCGCTATTTCGGCCCCGTGGATGGTCACGATGTGCAGCATCTGGCTACCATCCTCAACGACCTCAAGAGTATTCCGGGTCCCAAAATCCTGCACTGTGTTACGGTGAAGGGCAAAGGCTACGCACTGGCCGAGAAAGACCAGACTCTGTGGCACGCTCCCGGCCTGTTTGATAAGGTGACCGGCGAAATCCACAAAAAGACCTACGACAAGCCCCAAGCGCCCAAGTATCAGGATGTGTTCGGCGAAACCATGGTGGAGCTGGCCGAGCAGAACGATAAAATCATGGGCGTGACGCCGGCCATGCCCTCGGGCTCGTCGCTGAACATCATGATGAAGGCCATGCCCGACCGCGCTTTCGATGTGGGCATTGCCGAGCAGCACGCCGTCACGTTCTCGGCGGGCCTGGCCACGCAAGGACTGGTGCCTTTCTGCAACATCTACTCCTCGTTCATGCAGCGCGCCTACGACCAGGTACTGCACGACGTGGCCCTGCAGAATCTGCATGTAGTGTTTTGCCTCGACCGCGCCGGTTTTGCCGGTGCCGATGGGCCTACGCACCACGGCTGCTACGACCTGGCCTACATGCGTTGCATCCCGAACATGGTGGTTTCGGCTCCCATGAATGAGGAAGAGCTGCGCAACCTGATGTACACGGCCACCCTGCCCGAAAACGCTGGCCCGTTCAGCATCCGTTACCCGCGCGGTGAAGGCGTAATGCCGGAGTGGCGCAAGCCCCTGAAAAAGCTCATCATCGGCACCGGCCGTGTGGTGCGCGAGGGCGAAGGAGTGGCAGTGCTCAGCATCGGTCACATCGGCAACTACGCCGTGAAAGCCACCCAGAAGCTCGCCGCCGAAGGCCTCAACCCCGGCCACTACGATATGCGCTTCTGCAAGCCACTAGATGAGGAAATGCTGCACAACATTGCGCGCCAGTACAAAGCCATTGTAACTGTAGAAGATGGCTGCCTGCCCGGTGGCTTCGGCGCGGCCGTATTGGAATTCCTGGCTGATAATGGCTACGCTATTCCAGTTCGTCGCCTCGGTATCCCGGACCGTATTGTGGAGCACGGCTCCCAGGATGAGCTCTACAAAGAGTGTGGTTTTGATGCCGACGGCATTGCGGCTGCCCTCCGCGAAATGGCCGGCAAAGTAGCCGCCATCACGCCCGCAGAAAGGGTACTGCTGTAA
- a CDS encoding PAS domain S-box protein, translating into MNPFSASSAPTTALPDVALLEEIFDAVVLLTAEGNLTWAGSGFGQLIGLSTPTPDYLLTALAASGVSPAELRHQLQAATLPRFDVPLPRPDGQEVWVHLKLRRHSSGLFLGLLEDITTRQQAALEQQERFRYLTENIPGVLFQWRSTRTGKSGLSYISPQLHTIFGIPPEQSDQFISYVHPDDRLQWENTVQHTYQHKTDWLFEGRLLVPGQPMRWFRGSAQLAESDEDNYLYSGILTDITALKQAEETVQANEQRWRLAIERFGDGAWEFNYHTGEEYFSNTYYTMLGYPPDALEPALTSWQDHVHPDDHAPSMEAAAAYLRDEVPIYSVERRLRCSNGQYKWVLTRGLVTQRDEQGQPLIMTGVHTDISAVKQATAALEASMLRFSTTIANFQEGIMLEDEHQRVVLANAALCRIFGLEVTPEQLIGYNTSLLSQAIQQHFRYPEEFTARYETIVRERQLVTAELFELADGRTVQGDFVPIFVAERYIGHLWKFQDITERKSSDDALRRREEKYRGIIENMNMGLVEMDFENRVLFTNQTFRDTTGYHNQELDDPALMARLLSPEELNKMQQRNQLREQGIFETYELPIISKDGQLKWLLVSAAPLYNDHRQAYGSIGIFLDITHQKQLESHLRNAKEQAEESARAKELFLANMSHEIRTPMNAILGMGQLLAKTPLDADQHAYLRAIATSGENLLVILNDILDLSKIGASQLLIENIGFSITDLLHQVERSLHFKAEEKGLSFHTQADERIPAVLLGDPYRITQVLLNLAGNSVKFTEKGSVAVSCTLEQATPEYVDLRFLVADTGIGIDADYLEDIFKEFSQEDSSVTRKFGGTGLGLSISRQLVHLMGGEISIESQKHEGTHSYFTLRLPVGSPEDLPQKTLVTDGIREQLRNQRILLVEDNTFNRQIAKGFLHNAGLEVVEAENGAIAVELIHQQSFDAVLMDVQMPIMNGLEATAYLRQELNFTTPIIALTANAVKGEREKCLEAGMNDYLPKPFQEDDLLKILCRWILPEAAQAASLTEPALTLPPDDTAAPPFYNLDIVRKIGQGDASFTTLMLESFIEGCTEAVLELQAATAAQDVVALRAATHKLKPSLEHLQVHRLLPLIATLDSWHAAFDATIIPSMVAEATKLLQQLTEQMMQELHTLRAELE; encoded by the coding sequence GTGAATCCATTCTCTGCCAGCTCGGCGCCCACAACCGCGCTACCGGATGTTGCTTTGCTGGAAGAAATCTTCGATGCCGTAGTATTGCTCACGGCTGAGGGCAATCTGACCTGGGCAGGCAGCGGATTCGGGCAGCTCATTGGGCTTAGCACCCCTACCCCCGACTACCTGCTGACCGCGCTGGCCGCCAGTGGCGTTTCGCCCGCTGAGTTGCGACACCAGTTGCAAGCCGCTACCCTCCCGCGCTTCGACGTGCCGTTGCCCCGCCCTGATGGCCAGGAAGTTTGGGTGCATCTGAAGCTGCGCCGGCATTCGTCGGGCTTATTTCTAGGCCTATTAGAGGACATTACCACGCGCCAGCAGGCCGCGCTGGAGCAGCAGGAGCGCTTTCGCTACCTCACGGAGAACATTCCGGGCGTGCTGTTTCAGTGGCGCAGCACCCGCACGGGAAAATCTGGCCTGAGCTATATCAGTCCGCAGCTGCACACCATTTTCGGCATTCCCCCGGAGCAGTCAGATCAGTTCATTAGCTACGTGCACCCGGATGACCGCCTGCAGTGGGAAAACACTGTGCAGCATACCTACCAGCACAAAACCGACTGGCTATTTGAAGGGCGCCTGCTAGTGCCGGGGCAGCCGATGCGCTGGTTTCGAGGCAGCGCCCAGCTGGCCGAGTCAGACGAGGACAACTACCTCTACAGCGGCATCCTGACGGATATCACGGCGCTGAAGCAGGCCGAGGAAACGGTGCAGGCCAATGAGCAGCGCTGGCGCCTAGCCATAGAACGGTTCGGTGACGGGGCCTGGGAGTTCAATTACCATACCGGCGAGGAGTACTTCTCCAATACCTACTACACCATGCTGGGCTACCCGCCCGATGCCCTGGAACCGGCCCTTACATCATGGCAGGACCATGTGCACCCCGACGACCACGCGCCGAGCATGGAAGCCGCCGCAGCATATCTGCGCGACGAAGTACCGATTTACTCCGTAGAGCGACGCCTGCGCTGCAGCAATGGGCAGTATAAATGGGTGCTTACCCGCGGCCTCGTTACCCAACGCGACGAGCAGGGCCAGCCCCTTATCATGACGGGCGTGCACACCGATATATCGGCTGTGAAACAGGCTACCGCGGCGCTGGAGGCCAGTATGCTGCGCTTTTCTACTACTATTGCCAACTTTCAGGAAGGCATTATGCTGGAAGATGAGCACCAGCGAGTAGTGCTGGCCAACGCCGCTTTGTGCCGCATTTTTGGTCTGGAGGTCACGCCCGAGCAGCTCATCGGCTACAACACCAGCTTGCTGAGCCAAGCCATTCAGCAGCACTTCCGATACCCCGAGGAGTTTACTGCCCGCTACGAAACCATTGTGCGGGAGCGGCAGCTGGTGACGGCGGAGCTGTTTGAGCTGGCCGATGGCCGCACCGTGCAGGGCGACTTTGTACCCATCTTCGTGGCCGAGCGCTACATTGGGCACCTCTGGAAATTCCAGGACATTACGGAGCGCAAGAGCAGCGACGATGCCCTGCGGCGCCGCGAGGAAAAGTACCGCGGCATCATCGAGAACATGAATATGGGCTTGGTAGAGATGGATTTCGAGAACCGGGTGCTGTTCACCAACCAGACCTTTCGCGACACCACCGGCTACCACAACCAGGAGCTCGACGACCCGGCACTTATGGCCCGGCTGCTAAGCCCCGAGGAACTCAACAAGATGCAGCAGCGCAACCAGCTGCGCGAGCAGGGAATCTTCGAAACCTACGAGCTGCCCATTATCAGCAAGGATGGCCAGCTGAAATGGCTGCTGGTAAGCGCGGCCCCCCTCTACAACGACCACCGACAGGCCTACGGCAGTATTGGTATTTTCCTGGACATTACGCACCAAAAGCAGCTGGAAAGTCACCTGCGCAATGCCAAGGAGCAGGCCGAAGAATCGGCGCGGGCGAAGGAGCTGTTTCTGGCCAACATGAGCCACGAGATTCGGACGCCCATGAATGCTATCCTGGGTATGGGGCAGCTGCTGGCCAAAACCCCGCTCGACGCCGACCAGCACGCCTACCTGCGGGCTATTGCCACCTCCGGCGAAAACCTGCTGGTAATTCTCAACGACATCTTGGACCTCTCCAAAATCGGGGCTAGCCAGCTGCTTATCGAGAACATCGGCTTTAGCATCACCGACCTGCTGCATCAGGTGGAGAGAAGTCTGCACTTCAAGGCCGAAGAAAAGGGCCTCTCCTTCCATACCCAGGCCGATGAGCGCATCCCGGCCGTGCTACTCGGCGACCCGTACCGCATCACGCAGGTGCTGCTAAATCTGGCCGGCAACTCTGTGAAGTTCACCGAAAAAGGCTCCGTAGCGGTTTCTTGCACCCTGGAGCAGGCCACGCCCGAGTACGTAGACCTGCGCTTTTTGGTGGCCGATACCGGCATTGGCATTGATGCCGACTACCTAGAGGATATCTTCAAGGAGTTCAGCCAGGAAGATTCCTCCGTGACCCGCAAGTTCGGTGGCACAGGCCTAGGCCTCAGCATCAGCCGCCAGCTGGTGCACCTGATGGGCGGCGAAATCAGCATCGAAAGCCAGAAGCACGAAGGTACGCACAGCTACTTCACGCTGCGCCTGCCCGTTGGAAGCCCCGAGGATCTGCCGCAGAAGACCCTGGTCACGGACGGCATCCGGGAGCAGCTCCGCAACCAGCGGATTCTGCTGGTGGAGGACAATACCTTCAACCGCCAGATTGCCAAGGGTTTCCTGCATAACGCCGGCCTGGAAGTTGTAGAGGCTGAGAATGGGGCCATAGCCGTGGAGCTAATCCATCAGCAGTCCTTCGACGCCGTACTCATGGATGTGCAGATGCCCATTATGAATGGCCTGGAGGCCACCGCCTATCTGCGCCAAGAGCTGAACTTTACCACCCCTATCATTGCGCTTACTGCCAACGCCGTTAAGGGGGAACGGGAGAAATGTCTGGAGGCCGGCATGAATGACTACTTGCCTAAGCCTTTCCAGGAAGACGACCTCCTGAAAATACTTTGCCGCTGGATTTTGCCGGAAGCCGCTCAGGCGGCTTCGCTAACCGAGCCCGCCCTTACTCTCCCACCCGACGACACGGCCGCCCCGCCGTTTTACAACCTGGATATTGTGCGCAAGATTGGGCAGGGTGATGCTTCCTTTACGACCCTGATGCTAGAGTCGTTTATTGAGGGCTGCACGGAGGCGGTGCTGGAGCTGCAGGCTGCCACCGCCGCCCAAGATGTAGTAGCGCTACGCGCCGCAACCCATAAGCTCAAGCCCAGCCTAGAGCATTTGCAGGTGCACCGCCTCCTCCCTCTCATCGCCACATTAGACTCCTGGCACGCCGCCTTCGACGCCACCATTATCCCGAGTATGGTAGCGGAAGCGACCAAGCTGCTCCAGCAACTCACGGAGCAAATGATGCAGGAGCTGCACACGCTTCGGGCGGAACTGGAGTAG
- a CDS encoding lipocalin family protein — protein MKTQSITLRYLASLLMLLAIFTTSCGSKEGKVEGVNMLYGKDSKVWKTDKELSSAGDKVKQTDAQEDERITFFANGQYNMAAPTGTVNGKYAFDQTAKTITMTPEGAAESNTFSVVTLTDDKLTLKSAAGAELRLEKE, from the coding sequence ATGAAAACGCAGTCCATTACCCTCCGCTATCTGGCCAGCCTGCTGATGTTGCTCGCCATTTTTACCACTTCCTGCGGCAGCAAAGAAGGCAAAGTAGAAGGCGTGAATATGCTCTATGGCAAAGACAGCAAAGTCTGGAAAACGGATAAAGAGCTGAGTTCAGCCGGCGACAAGGTGAAGCAAACAGATGCGCAGGAAGATGAGCGCATCACGTTCTTCGCTAACGGCCAGTACAATATGGCTGCACCAACCGGTACGGTAAACGGCAAATATGCCTTCGACCAGACGGCTAAAACCATCACGATGACGCCCGAAGGTGCTGCCGAAAGCAACACGTTCAGTGTAGTAACGCTCACCGATGACAAGCTGACGCTGAAAAGCGCGGCCGGTGCCGAGCTGCGTCTGGAAAAAGAATAG
- a CDS encoding erythromycin esterase family protein codes for MVKNFRRLLASGLLAVSAITTGLGQSAITTTTTRSKLPVHALRSISATDTNFSDLEFLVQEIGSARVVMLGEPTHGEGNVTEAKIRLLRFLKERMGFTTVAFESGFYELDRAQRDINAGVTVPEALENSVFPIWTSTQEFQGILPLLGKGGLRVAGFDGQLGGDYRDELVEELQEFLRPEKGANTIGYDYLEEVVAALGHFVVPQNFQPALFESQLAKASKLLQKIAAGPDIPRRTRAAFWLQNLRSMQAMARSYAANDLSIKSEAGFKAVDNNPRDAQMADNLLWYLGQHSQEKVVCWGALPHLANKLEVLNNEEIQAFRPMGRAVQAALRPHDVYVLGTLAGGGTYQRVGELRTVPVPQAGSLEAELLGQGSEYAFVSLKHDAPKAILTTSAIDYTPLAGPWSEVVDGFLFLKSVHPPHQGEGSAEPAPAVAAVAGASSQVPLSQLNPAIQRKGSASTVGTLARVQGTVLDRKTGAVVPFATVAVPGRATGTVANAQGHFELTAGRAEILQITSVGYQTANVPATATAGSLVIRLEPAAYALADVRVSAQSQNPAKIMKKVIKAIPQNYRFADDATEVYTHRRISNFDTVQYEIEYLADAFVPAGFRSYHSIMGPSPKLRVHNAHVLRGRQEPVLQDALFGGVGGSVHSSDPVRVSPLFQARALSKYSLRFDTILQSGAVTTYVISFKAKKANSRTTGLYLASGYEGRLFINTDTYAVTQYEALWQEDTIHHNMVAHKYHGSQLGRAGTIANLYSSVYSDWRSAHAVHYERAADGRYQVAVSQMQAIMIGRHLKKGPFHYQIATTLYPHAARLTTVAELSPKEAKFEWEPSQLPKAPSDAALWQTYQRPVPPAAATPSLESRRP; via the coding sequence ATGGTGAAGAATTTTCGGCGCTTGCTGGCGTCTGGCTTGCTAGCAGTAAGTGCTATTACAACGGGTCTAGGCCAGTCGGCTATTACAACTACAACCACTCGGTCGAAGCTTCCGGTACATGCACTCCGCAGCATCAGCGCCACCGATACCAACTTTTCTGATCTGGAATTTTTGGTGCAGGAAATAGGCAGCGCGCGGGTAGTAATGCTGGGCGAGCCCACCCACGGCGAGGGCAATGTAACGGAGGCTAAAATCCGCCTCCTGCGCTTCCTGAAAGAGCGTATGGGCTTTACCACCGTGGCCTTTGAAAGCGGGTTTTATGAATTGGACAGAGCGCAGCGCGATATAAATGCCGGAGTGACAGTGCCGGAAGCACTGGAAAACAGCGTTTTTCCCATCTGGACTAGCACACAGGAGTTTCAGGGTATTCTGCCGCTGCTGGGCAAAGGTGGCCTACGCGTGGCCGGCTTTGATGGGCAGCTGGGCGGCGACTATCGCGACGAGCTGGTGGAGGAATTACAGGAGTTTCTACGCCCAGAAAAAGGTGCCAACACTATTGGCTACGACTATTTAGAGGAAGTGGTAGCAGCGCTAGGCCACTTCGTAGTACCCCAAAACTTTCAACCGGCTTTATTCGAAAGCCAGTTAGCCAAAGCCAGCAAGCTGCTGCAAAAAATAGCGGCCGGCCCCGATATTCCACGTCGGACTCGGGCCGCCTTCTGGCTCCAAAACTTACGCAGCATGCAGGCCATGGCCCGCAGCTATGCCGCCAACGACTTATCCATAAAGTCAGAAGCGGGGTTTAAAGCCGTCGACAACAACCCCCGCGATGCCCAGATGGCCGACAACCTGCTTTGGTACCTAGGCCAGCATTCGCAGGAAAAAGTGGTGTGCTGGGGCGCACTGCCACACCTGGCCAATAAGCTGGAAGTACTCAACAACGAAGAAATACAGGCATTTCGGCCCATGGGCCGCGCCGTGCAGGCTGCTCTACGGCCCCACGATGTGTATGTGCTTGGTACGCTGGCCGGTGGTGGCACCTACCAGCGGGTAGGGGAGTTGCGCACGGTGCCGGTGCCACAGGCTGGGAGTTTGGAGGCGGAGTTGCTAGGCCAGGGCAGCGAGTACGCTTTCGTGAGCCTGAAGCATGATGCGCCCAAGGCTATCCTTACTACCTCCGCCATCGATTACACCCCTCTGGCCGGGCCCTGGAGCGAAGTAGTTGATGGGTTTCTGTTTCTGAAAAGCGTACATCCACCTCACCAAGGTGAAGGCAGCGCTGAGCCTGCTCCGGCTGTAGCGGCGGTTGCAGGAGCCTCCTCACAGGTGCCTCTAAGCCAGTTGAACCCCGCCATACAACGGAAGGGTTCGGCAAGTACAGTAGGGACACTCGCGCGAGTTCAAGGCACAGTTTTGGACCGCAAAACGGGCGCAGTAGTGCCATTTGCAACAGTGGCAGTTCCTGGCCGCGCTACCGGCACCGTTGCCAATGCGCAAGGCCATTTTGAGTTGACGGCCGGCCGCGCAGAAATACTGCAAATCACGAGTGTAGGCTACCAGACGGCCAACGTACCGGCAACAGCTACGGCAGGTTCACTGGTAATCAGACTGGAGCCGGCCGCCTACGCCCTGGCCGATGTGCGCGTGAGTGCGCAATCGCAGAATCCGGCGAAGATTATGAAGAAGGTGATTAAGGCCATTCCGCAGAACTATCGTTTTGCCGACGATGCCACAGAAGTGTACACCCACCGCCGCATCAGCAACTTCGATACGGTACAGTATGAGATAGAGTACTTGGCCGATGCCTTTGTGCCGGCCGGTTTCCGCAGCTACCACAGCATCATGGGGCCCAGCCCCAAGCTACGAGTGCACAACGCACATGTTCTCAGAGGTAGGCAGGAGCCCGTGTTGCAGGATGCACTGTTCGGCGGGGTTGGCGGCTCCGTGCACTCCTCTGACCCGGTCCGAGTTTCGCCCTTGTTTCAGGCCCGTGCCCTAAGTAAGTACAGCCTGCGGTTTGATACTATTCTGCAAAGTGGCGCTGTTACTACCTATGTTATCAGCTTCAAGGCCAAAAAGGCCAACTCCCGCACAACGGGCTTATATCTCGCGTCGGGCTATGAAGGCCGGTTGTTTATTAACACCGACACCTACGCCGTGACGCAGTATGAGGCGTTGTGGCAGGAAGATACCATTCATCATAACATGGTGGCGCACAAGTACCATGGCAGCCAGTTGGGCCGGGCCGGGACCATTGCCAACCTGTACAGCTCCGTTTATTCTGATTGGCGAAGTGCTCATGCCGTACACTACGAGCGCGCAGCTGATGGCCGCTATCAAGTGGCTGTTAGTCAGATGCAGGCCATCATGATTGGGCGGCATCTGAAAAAAGGGCCTTTTCATTACCAGATAGCAACCACCCTATACCCGCACGCTGCCCGGCTTACTACTGTAGCTGAGTTGAGCCCAAAAGAGGCGAAGTTTGAGTGGGAGCCCTCGCAATTGCCCAAAGCTCCTTCCGATGCGGCCCTATGGCAGACCTACCAGCGCCCCGTGCCGCCGGCCGCCGCTACGCCAAGCTTAGAAAGCCGGCGGCCCTAG
- a CDS encoding lysylphosphatidylglycerol synthase transmembrane domain-containing protein has protein sequence MPQLTEPQNEEQQLLHKLRPSRIILPVLIGLSVVGFMFWRSYKPGDLAPLANAKPLWLLVMAVVLVARDAGYVYRIRYLTQKVLSWRASLDVIMLWEFSSCVLPSAVGGTAVAPVLLHKEGIPLGKSVAYIMATAMLDNLYYVLAVPLVVLIGGDALYPHEALQGGLVATLRVAFIASYVFVSAYAFLMVYAIFVNPRSVKRIFIRLFSLTGLRRWRNKAYQHGNELVLASAQLRGNGVAYWLRASFSTAFVWTARYLVIGCLISAFIDVTWAEFWLIFGRNLTYKVILLIAITPGGAGIAEGAFPTFFGKFIGTATMTNFMVLLYRIVTYYLYLVLGAIFLPRWITRIFGKKEAEEILSE, from the coding sequence ATGCCCCAGCTCACGGAACCGCAGAACGAGGAACAGCAGTTGCTGCACAAGCTTCGGCCCTCGCGCATTATCCTGCCGGTTCTCATTGGCCTGAGTGTAGTGGGTTTCATGTTCTGGCGCAGCTACAAGCCCGGCGACCTTGCTCCACTGGCTAATGCCAAGCCGCTGTGGCTGCTGGTTATGGCCGTAGTGCTGGTCGCGCGCGATGCTGGCTACGTGTACCGCATCCGCTACCTCACCCAGAAAGTACTGAGCTGGCGCGCCAGCCTCGATGTGATTATGCTCTGGGAGTTTTCCTCGTGCGTGCTCCCCTCGGCGGTGGGTGGTACGGCCGTTGCGCCGGTGCTGCTGCACAAAGAAGGTATTCCGCTGGGCAAATCAGTGGCCTACATCATGGCTACGGCCATGCTCGACAACCTGTATTATGTGCTGGCCGTGCCGCTGGTCGTGCTCATTGGGGGCGATGCGCTTTACCCGCACGAGGCGCTACAGGGTGGCCTAGTAGCGACGTTGCGGGTGGCTTTTATTGCCAGCTACGTTTTCGTCTCGGCGTATGCCTTCCTGATGGTGTACGCCATCTTCGTGAACCCCAGATCGGTGAAGCGGATATTTATCCGCTTATTCTCGCTTACTGGCCTACGGCGCTGGCGCAACAAAGCTTACCAGCACGGCAACGAGCTGGTGCTGGCCTCGGCCCAGCTGCGCGGCAACGGAGTGGCCTACTGGCTGCGGGCATCCTTCAGCACGGCTTTCGTCTGGACGGCGCGATACCTGGTTATCGGCTGCCTGATTTCGGCGTTTATTGATGTAACCTGGGCAGAATTTTGGCTGATTTTCGGCCGCAACCTCACCTATAAAGTTATCCTGCTGATTGCCATCACACCCGGCGGCGCGGGCATTGCGGAAGGCGCTTTCCCTACTTTCTTCGGCAAGTTTATCGGTACGGCCACCATGACGAACTTCATGGTGCTGCTCTACCGCATCGTGACGTATTACCTGTATCTGGTGCTGGGCGCCATCTTCCTGCCCCGCTGGATTACACGCATTTTCGGCAAGAAAGAGGCGGAAGAGATTCTCAGCGAGTAA